In Lacibacter sp. H375, one DNA window encodes the following:
- a CDS encoding GH32 C-terminal domain-containing protein: MRLKQVISGIAIFACNTVFGQDTIAYWGLNEALGSTTKEAITNTDYVIHSKWPTVERVPGIKQNALRTDGYTCWVDGDVTNIYPVDSFSVSAWLAPEVYPVDMAAVWSYYDQPSNKGAYIGINKFGNVVVNFTVNNQAVTISSLMRAEHYKWNFLVMNVDAVNGNCTVYNNGIEIINQSFLPGTLSWPSGKTFLARTSSTVNVQTIYPVNYLNCIVDEVIVRRKRWTLGQVQQEYAALNPASTPDMKTPASRFANDFHRPKYHPVPNNAWANESHGLFLHNGVYHMFYQKNGNGPFFSQQNWGHLTSTDLVNWQEKQPALYPQPGWESVGTWSGHAVKDDSGNPTLIYTGVNGAYAGIGSAQSSGEFNVWNRNPANPLIQRAPVSPSNKDFRDPYVFKEGNTWYMIIGTGINSPETGTVFLYKSNDLTNWQYVKPLFIDNSGYNSVGIFWEMPVFWKFGSKYLLLVNKTPVGPTPAKAFYWVGDFSNETFTPTNPVVKNLDIINSLLSPAVNVDAQGRTVAIGIIPDLLPTHEQYENGWANFFSLPRVWQMQNDSLFQSPHPNLNTGRGTLYNFNTINLQSSAANYLNLKGFRAEIKATITKGTATKIGFTLLKNSGNSEYTRIYYDYNGLSFVVDRSKASMNPNTPRDVQSEFFMFPNNDPVEWHIYTDGSVIEVFINDKWAFASRAYPTDPESKIIDFFIEGGTATASNVQVWDRGDVTSTITGLFDPNSSIYKNIKVYPVPAIKQCIIQLPKEVKGQIKTSLYDVSGKMIRTIDHKVLLPDQQIIWDLKDQQGLMVNTGTYFLVAQVNNKDLYRSKILVIRN, encoded by the coding sequence ATGAGGTTGAAACAAGTAATATCAGGTATTGCAATATTTGCCTGTAATACAGTGTTTGGGCAAGATACTATTGCTTACTGGGGATTGAATGAAGCATTGGGTTCAACAACAAAAGAGGCGATCACAAATACCGATTATGTCATCCACAGCAAATGGCCAACAGTTGAGCGAGTGCCGGGTATCAAACAAAATGCTTTACGAACCGATGGATATACTTGTTGGGTTGATGGTGATGTAACAAATATTTACCCTGTTGATTCGTTTTCGGTTTCTGCATGGCTGGCGCCGGAAGTTTACCCGGTTGATATGGCAGCCGTATGGAGTTACTATGATCAACCTTCAAATAAAGGTGCTTACATAGGCATTAATAAATTCGGGAATGTGGTTGTTAATTTTACCGTCAATAACCAGGCGGTTACCATTAGCTCGCTGATGCGGGCAGAACATTACAAATGGAATTTCCTGGTGATGAATGTGGATGCAGTGAATGGGAATTGCACGGTATATAATAATGGCATAGAGATCATCAATCAAAGTTTTTTACCTGGTACACTCAGTTGGCCTTCCGGCAAAACATTTTTAGCAAGAACATCTTCCACTGTAAACGTTCAAACCATTTATCCTGTCAACTATCTAAACTGTATTGTTGATGAAGTGATCGTACGCAGGAAACGTTGGACACTTGGACAGGTACAACAAGAGTATGCAGCGTTAAATCCCGCTTCTACTCCTGATATGAAAACTCCTGCGTCCCGTTTTGCAAATGATTTTCATCGTCCTAAATATCACCCTGTACCCAACAATGCATGGGCCAATGAATCACATGGTTTATTTCTTCACAACGGTGTCTATCACATGTTTTACCAGAAGAATGGAAACGGACCTTTTTTCTCTCAACAAAACTGGGGACATCTTACAAGTACTGATCTTGTAAACTGGCAGGAGAAGCAACCTGCTTTGTATCCGCAACCCGGTTGGGAATCTGTTGGTACATGGTCCGGTCATGCTGTGAAAGATGATAGTGGGAATCCAACTTTGATATACACCGGAGTAAATGGTGCATATGCAGGTATTGGTTCTGCGCAATCAAGTGGTGAGTTTAACGTCTGGAACAGGAACCCTGCTAATCCATTAATTCAACGTGCACCTGTGTCGCCATCTAACAAAGATTTCAGAGATCCATATGTATTTAAAGAAGGGAATACATGGTATATGATTATTGGCACTGGTATCAATTCTCCTGAAACAGGAACTGTGTTCTTGTACAAGTCAAATGATCTTACAAACTGGCAGTACGTAAAGCCATTGTTCATTGATAATTCAGGATATAACAGTGTGGGCATTTTTTGGGAGATGCCCGTTTTCTGGAAATTTGGATCGAAGTATTTATTACTGGTGAATAAAACACCTGTTGGCCCAACACCTGCAAAAGCATTTTATTGGGTAGGTGATTTTTCAAATGAAACATTTACGCCAACAAATCCTGTTGTGAAAAACCTCGATATTATTAATTCATTGTTATCTCCGGCTGTGAATGTTGATGCCCAGGGAAGAACTGTTGCTATTGGTATTATTCCTGATCTATTGCCAACGCATGAACAATATGAAAATGGCTGGGCAAATTTTTTCAGCCTCCCACGGGTATGGCAAATGCAGAACGATAGTTTATTTCAAAGTCCGCATCCTAATCTTAATACAGGTCGTGGCACTCTGTATAATTTTAATACCATCAACTTGCAATCCTCTGCTGCAAACTATTTAAACTTAAAGGGATTTCGTGCAGAAATAAAAGCAACCATCACAAAAGGAACTGCAACCAAGATTGGGTTTACATTGCTTAAGAATTCCGGCAACAGTGAATACACGAGGATCTACTACGATTACAATGGGTTATCTTTTGTCGTTGATCGTTCTAAAGCATCGATGAATCCAAATACGCCGAGAGATGTTCAGTCGGAATTTTTCATGTTTCCCAATAACGATCCCGTTGAATGGCATATATATACCGATGGCTCGGTTATAGAAGTATTCATCAATGACAAATGGGCATTTGCATCAAGGGCATATCCAACTGATCCTGAAAGCAAGATCATAGACTTTTTTATTGAGGGCGGTACTGCAACTGCAAGCAATGTGCAAGTGTGGGACAGAGGTGATGTTACATCAACCATAACAGGTTTGTTTGATCCTAATTCTTCCATTTACAAAAACATAAAAGTATATCCTGTTCCAGCCATTAAGCAATGTATAATACAATTGCCTAAAGAAGTAAAAGGTCAGATAAAAACAAGTCTCTACGATGTAAGCGGGAAAATGATACGCACAATTGATCACAAAGTATTGTTACCGGATCAACAAATTATTTGGGACCTGAAAGATCAGCAAGGGCTAATGGTGAATACTGGTACTTATTTTTTGGTGGCTCAAGTAAATAATAAAGACTTGTATAGGTCAAAGATTTTAGTCATTCGAAATTGA
- a CDS encoding glycoside hydrolase family 32 protein, translating into MKKYILMAITTVAMFSCKNEAEQKVTEIDYRPQYHFTADSNWINDPNGLVYHDGEYHLFYQYNPFGTNWGHMAWGHSVSSDLLQWKTLPVALYEDKNFHNKDSSMIFSGSAVMDTLNTSGFGTGEHPPMVAVYTSFEHKGRRPGTSEYIEVAQTQSIAYSIDKGRTWKKYEGNPVLDVGSMDYRDPKVFWYAPQQKWVLLLVKSDRQEVWFYESKNLKEWSYMSRWGRKGNTATVWECPDLMEMNVAGTNEKKWVLLVSAGHRQEKYVGMQYFVGDFNGKEFTTQKDYTEPVYLDYGKDFYAAVSYNNLSTPRKIIVGWASNWTYAREIPTGSVWRGLYAVPREFELIKSGTDLVLIQKPVQELIEKRKEVLSLSMEVLTAPLRLKYAGLSYEMEFTLDPKQAVKAGVKLLKSANEETVLSFDKKTGELMLDRTRSGNVSFSTKFPSVEMAPVALKDGKLKIRVLVDKCIVEVFVNDGETVLTDLVFPNEKEGLIEFFSEGDQAVISDLKIWEIKTNK; encoded by the coding sequence ATGAAGAAGTATATTTTAATGGCCATAACAACGGTTGCTATGTTTAGTTGTAAAAATGAAGCTGAACAAAAAGTAACTGAGATCGACTATCGTCCGCAATATCATTTTACAGCAGATTCAAACTGGATCAATGATCCAAACGGATTGGTTTATCACGACGGAGAATATCACCTGTTTTATCAATACAATCCGTTCGGTACAAATTGGGGTCATATGGCATGGGGGCATTCGGTAAGCAGCGATCTCCTTCAATGGAAAACATTGCCGGTTGCATTGTATGAAGACAAGAATTTTCATAACAAAGATTCCTCAATGATCTTTAGTGGAAGTGCTGTGATGGATACACTCAATACAAGTGGTTTCGGTACAGGTGAACATCCACCAATGGTGGCAGTATATACATCCTTTGAACATAAAGGAAGAAGGCCAGGCACATCTGAGTACATTGAAGTGGCACAAACACAAAGCATTGCCTATAGTATTGATAAGGGTCGCACATGGAAAAAGTATGAAGGAAACCCTGTCCTTGATGTTGGCTCGATGGATTACCGTGATCCGAAAGTGTTCTGGTATGCACCACAACAAAAGTGGGTGTTGTTATTAGTAAAATCCGACAGGCAGGAAGTATGGTTTTACGAATCAAAGAATTTAAAAGAGTGGTCTTACATGAGTCGCTGGGGACGTAAAGGAAATACAGCTACTGTTTGGGAATGTCCTGATCTTATGGAAATGAATGTTGCAGGTACCAACGAAAAGAAATGGGTGTTGCTCGTTTCTGCAGGTCATCGCCAGGAAAAGTATGTAGGTATGCAATACTTTGTTGGTGATTTTAATGGAAAAGAATTTACTACGCAGAAAGATTATACCGAACCCGTTTATTTAGATTACGGGAAAGATTTTTATGCAGCTGTTTCTTATAATAATCTTTCAACTCCAAGAAAAATAATTGTTGGTTGGGCAAGCAACTGGACATATGCTCGTGAAATTCCAACAGGTTCAGTTTGGCGTGGTTTGTATGCCGTGCCACGTGAATTCGAACTTATAAAATCCGGTACTGACCTTGTGTTGATTCAAAAGCCGGTGCAGGAACTGATTGAAAAACGAAAAGAAGTATTATCACTCAGTATGGAAGTGTTGACGGCTCCGCTTCGTTTAAAATATGCAGGGTTATCTTATGAAATGGAATTTACGCTCGATCCGAAACAAGCTGTTAAAGCAGGCGTAAAATTATTAAAAAGTGCAAATGAAGAAACCGTTCTTTCTTTTGATAAAAAAACCGGTGAGTTGATGCTTGACAGAACAAGGTCGGGCAACGTAAGCTTCAGTACAAAATTCCCTTCTGTTGAAATGGCTCCTGTTGCCTTAAAGGATGGAAAGTTAAAGATCAGAGTTCTGGTTGATAAATGCATTGTGGAAGTTTTTGTGAACGATGGAGAAACAGTGTTGACTGATCTTGTTTTTCCAAACGAAAAAGAAGGTCTCATCGAATTTTTCTCAGAAGGTGACCAGGCAGTGATCAGTGATCTGAAAATATGGGAGATCAAAACAAACAAGTAA
- a CDS encoding RagB/SusD family nutrient uptake outer membrane protein, whose amino-acid sequence MKKRYIIIAGLLIATVYSCTKILDQAPKGSLNTETLKNKEGAEALVIACYSILDNKDPQPSWGWGNVGSNLLNNASMWESGDLRSDDCYKGGGGTDDVSEYGQIELGILQTTNAAFQVIWKGHYVSISRCNKALQLLNQLTDAEFPLRQRRIAEVKVLRGFYYMRLKQLFRTFPYIDETVVTGQEGEVANNLTEAQLWEKIVADFNAGITIPFDGQDAGRVNKYVAYSFIAKAEMFRKNYAAAITAADQVISSGKYQLLNNLEGLYSDPALERAGENIFAIEASVGGGAESNVRFNWGDIWVAPSNGPYGGGDGFQRPSQNLVNAFKVDANGLPLHDTYNNSDLPAADIATPVDPRLDHAIGRPGIRWKDYTNSPQTIGWARAEGTYGPYVKKKNLIYVNSPFRATASTDFPWAGGALNLPFLKYSEILLIKAEALVELNQNLDLARTLINQLRTRAANTPKVKSFSNPAINAANYQIGLYPATGWTQDYARKAVRFERRLELCLEGLRYFDLLRWGVAKQVIDAYNNTEKTKRVYLGAATFNAPKVEYYPIPQAEIDISRGKLKQDPNY is encoded by the coding sequence ATGAAAAAGAGATATATAATTATAGCGGGATTACTCATTGCGACAGTTTATTCCTGTACGAAAATTCTTGATCAGGCTCCTAAAGGATCTCTCAATACAGAGACGCTAAAAAACAAAGAAGGAGCAGAAGCATTGGTAATAGCCTGTTACTCCATTTTAGATAATAAAGATCCACAACCATCGTGGGGTTGGGGAAATGTTGGCAGTAATTTGTTGAATAATGCTTCTATGTGGGAGAGCGGAGATCTTCGTTCGGATGATTGTTACAAAGGTGGCGGCGGAACAGATGACGTAAGCGAATACGGACAAATTGAATTAGGTATTCTGCAAACAACAAACGCTGCATTCCAGGTTATCTGGAAAGGACATTACGTTTCAATATCGAGATGTAATAAGGCATTACAGCTTTTAAATCAGTTAACGGATGCTGAGTTCCCTCTACGTCAGCGCAGAATTGCAGAGGTAAAGGTGTTGCGTGGGTTTTACTATATGCGCTTAAAACAGCTCTTCCGCACATTTCCATATATTGATGAAACAGTTGTTACAGGGCAGGAAGGTGAAGTAGCAAATAATCTTACAGAAGCACAGCTGTGGGAAAAAATCGTTGCAGATTTTAATGCCGGTATTACTATTCCATTTGATGGACAGGATGCTGGACGTGTAAATAAATACGTAGCATATTCTTTTATAGCAAAAGCGGAAATGTTCCGTAAAAATTATGCTGCAGCAATCACTGCTGCTGACCAGGTGATCAGTTCTGGTAAATACCAGTTATTGAATAATCTCGAAGGTTTGTATTCAGACCCTGCGCTGGAACGTGCAGGTGAAAATATTTTTGCCATTGAAGCAAGTGTTGGCGGTGGAGCAGAAAGCAATGTAAGATTCAATTGGGGTGATATCTGGGTGGCACCATCAAATGGTCCATACGGTGGTGGCGATGGATTTCAACGGCCCTCACAAAACTTAGTGAACGCATTTAAGGTCGATGCAAATGGTTTGCCCTTACACGATACTTATAATAATTCAGATTTACCCGCAGCCGACATTGCAACGCCTGTTGATCCAAGACTGGATCATGCGATCGGTCGTCCTGGTATTCGTTGGAAAGATTATACAAATAGTCCGCAAACAATTGGCTGGGCACGTGCTGAAGGAACATATGGTCCTTATGTTAAAAAGAAAAATCTCATTTACGTTAATTCACCGTTCCGTGCAACAGCATCAACTGATTTTCCATGGGCTGGTGGTGCGTTGAATCTTCCTTTCTTAAAGTATTCTGAAATTCTGTTGATTAAAGCAGAGGCCTTGGTCGAATTAAATCAGAATTTGGATCTGGCTCGCACATTGATCAATCAGTTAAGAACAAGAGCAGCAAATACGCCAAAAGTCAAAAGTTTCTCTAACCCGGCAATCAATGCCGCCAATTATCAAATTGGTTTATATCCTGCAACGGGATGGACGCAGGACTATGCACGGAAGGCAGTTCGGTTTGAACGGAGATTAGAACTTTGCCTTGAAGGCTTACGTTACTTCGATCTGTTACGTTGGGGTGTGGCAAAACAAGTAATCGATGCATATAATAATACAGAAAAAACAAAACGTGTATACTTAGGAGCAGCAACATTTAATGCACCAAAAGTTGAATACTACCCAATTCCGCAAGCAGAGATCGATATTAGTCGTGGAAAACTGAAACAGGATCCAAACTATTAA
- a CDS encoding SusC/RagA family TonB-linked outer membrane protein, with amino-acid sequence MRRLLFAIVFLLAGFNLFAQQRPVSGTVTVKSSGSPLQGVTVQVGNSSAVTGADGKFSLAASDGSIITFTFTGYKSSSLKVVSGLTEYTVAMEEDPQNLEEVVVVGYTTEKKKDLKGAVTVVKMGDALKENNANIVAALQGRVPGLTISTDGAPGSGVNINLRGLASFNFNTPPLFIIDGVPTYDFNGLSPNDIESFQVLKDAASAAIYGARASSGVIVITTKKGKAQNAKITFDAFYGTRKLRNKLDMLNAQEYGTVLYRGYNNDGINVIPGEAYGSGPAAVIPAFIDAAKTLPSANTDWQNEVFQPANTMAYNLSVSKLADKSNFYFGVNYNKEEGLAKHTFYDRLTARVNTTFKVGKRITLGENLSISYLRGNRENEGRVLEAGFIQLPIIPLKDINGNWGGPSNTYNLGDFRNPLGDLNRYKDNVSKGWRMFGNAFVDVEIVKGLVYHGSIAIDNVASGLKFFENKYVMGRFSSDVNKLTQSENRSTNITITNTLAYNRTFNKHDVQALAGYEWINNESYNLFTQASGFFVENRDYLYLSAASDIIRSGGGGAEYGLIGQFGKVGYTYDSKYLFSASIRRDGSSRFGEANRYGYFPAASAAWRISEESFFSKSSLAKKISDLKFRVSWGQNGNDNIKDYNYATFFGPSIDYANYDIFGNNNISNWNGATGFITSSIGNPLTKWEAVSQTNIGFDLGLFNNSLYITADYYIKKSNDLLYQQQLPGTVGEGTRPFINVGDIENKGIELLVSYKGTASKDLNYNLDFTFTSNKNKVLSVGLDGKDIQYPGPHIIKKGLSIAEFYGYEVDGIFNSQAEVDAHAAQDGKKPGMLRFRDQNKDGKIDADDRIALGSPLAKVQMGLNANVSYKSFDLTVFFDSRLGNKIWDQTKWNLDFLGYVSNHGKNLLNAWTPTNTNTTIPILTNNNASFNKINSSYYISDGSYFRLKNVTLGYSIPKSILNKAHIASLRVYLQADNLFTVTKFKGYDFETLNADLGSLGVTAFGQYPHSKGFSFGLNVGF; translated from the coding sequence ATGCGAAGGTTGCTTTTTGCTATTGTTTTCTTGCTTGCTGGGTTTAATTTATTTGCACAGCAAAGACCAGTTTCCGGTACGGTTACTGTTAAATCATCCGGCTCGCCGTTACAAGGTGTAACAGTGCAGGTTGGTAACTCATCCGCCGTTACCGGTGCAGATGGGAAATTTTCTCTTGCTGCTTCTGATGGCAGCATTATTACATTCACCTTTACGGGTTATAAATCTTCTTCGCTAAAAGTAGTATCCGGGTTGACGGAGTATACCGTTGCGATGGAAGAAGATCCACAAAATCTTGAAGAAGTTGTGGTGGTTGGTTATACAACTGAAAAGAAAAAAGATCTGAAAGGTGCTGTTACTGTTGTAAAGATGGGTGATGCACTGAAGGAGAACAATGCAAACATTGTTGCTGCTTTACAGGGAAGAGTTCCCGGTCTTACAATTTCAACAGACGGTGCGCCGGGCTCTGGAGTAAACATAAACCTGCGTGGTCTTGCGAGTTTTAATTTTAACACACCACCATTATTTATCATTGATGGTGTTCCTACCTACGATTTCAACGGGTTAAGCCCGAATGATATCGAATCATTCCAGGTATTGAAAGATGCGGCTTCGGCTGCTATCTATGGTGCAAGGGCATCAAGTGGTGTTATCGTTATCACCACAAAAAAAGGTAAAGCGCAAAATGCGAAAATTACATTCGATGCTTTTTATGGCACAAGAAAACTCCGCAACAAACTTGATATGTTGAATGCACAGGAGTATGGTACGGTGCTTTATCGTGGTTATAATAATGACGGGATCAATGTTATTCCCGGTGAAGCATATGGTTCCGGCCCGGCTGCAGTAATTCCTGCCTTTATTGATGCTGCAAAAACATTGCCTTCTGCAAATACTGATTGGCAGAATGAAGTGTTTCAGCCGGCCAACACAATGGCTTACAATCTATCAGTAAGCAAGCTCGCTGATAAATCAAACTTTTATTTTGGTGTAAACTACAATAAAGAAGAAGGATTGGCCAAACATACGTTCTACGATCGTCTTACTGCACGTGTGAACACAACATTTAAAGTAGGTAAACGAATTACATTAGGAGAAAACCTTTCAATCAGTTACCTGCGTGGTAACAGGGAAAATGAAGGTCGTGTGCTGGAAGCAGGATTTATTCAACTGCCCATTATTCCGTTGAAAGATATTAATGGTAACTGGGGCGGACCTTCCAATACCTACAACCTTGGTGATTTCAGAAATCCATTGGGCGATCTTAACCGCTACAAGGATAATGTAAGCAAAGGCTGGCGTATGTTTGGTAATGCTTTTGTGGATGTAGAGATCGTAAAAGGTTTAGTATATCATGGTTCTATTGCTATTGATAACGTCGCTTCAGGTCTTAAATTTTTCGAAAACAAATATGTGATGGGGCGTTTCAGCAGCGATGTAAATAAACTTACTCAATCTGAAAACAGAAGTACAAATATCACCATCACAAATACACTTGCCTACAACAGAACATTTAACAAACATGATGTACAAGCGTTGGCAGGTTACGAATGGATTAACAATGAATCATATAACCTGTTTACCCAAGCCAGCGGTTTTTTTGTAGAAAACCGTGACTATCTGTATCTCTCAGCGGCATCTGATATCATCCGCAGCGGTGGAGGTGGTGCCGAATATGGTTTGATCGGTCAGTTTGGTAAAGTAGGGTATACCTACGATAGTAAATATCTTTTCAGCGCATCTATTCGTAGAGATGGTTCTTCACGGTTTGGTGAAGCCAATCGTTATGGTTATTTTCCGGCTGCCTCTGCTGCATGGCGAATCAGCGAAGAAAGTTTCTTCAGCAAAAGTTCATTGGCAAAGAAAATATCTGACCTGAAGTTCAGAGTTTCATGGGGACAGAATGGTAATGACAATATTAAAGATTACAACTATGCTACTTTCTTTGGTCCAAGTATAGATTATGCCAACTATGATATTTTTGGTAATAACAATATCAGCAACTGGAACGGAGCTACAGGTTTTATTACTTCAAGCATAGGTAATCCGCTTACCAAGTGGGAAGCTGTTTCGCAAACAAATATTGGTTTTGATCTTGGACTGTTTAATAACAGTTTATATATTACTGCCGATTACTACATCAAAAAATCAAATGATCTTTTGTATCAGCAACAATTACCGGGTACGGTAGGTGAGGGTACACGTCCTTTTATTAACGTAGGAGATATAGAAAACAAAGGAATAGAATTGCTGGTTAGTTATAAAGGCACAGCATCTAAAGATCTGAACTACAATCTTGACTTTACATTCACTTCAAACAAGAATAAGGTATTAAGCGTTGGTTTAGATGGAAAAGATATTCAGTATCCAGGTCCTCACATCATCAAAAAAGGATTATCTATTGCTGAGTTCTATGGCTACGAAGTAGATGGCATTTTCAACAGCCAGGCCGAAGTAGATGCGCACGCTGCGCAGGATGGTAAGAAGCCTGGTATGCTTCGCTTCCGGGATCAAAATAAAGATGGAAAAATTGATGCTGATGACAGGATTGCATTAGGTAGTCCCTTGGCAAAAGTACAGATGGGATTAAATGCAAACGTAAGCTATAAAAGTTTCGATCTTACTGTCTTCTTCGATTCAAGATTAGGTAACAAGATCTGGGATCAAACCAAATGGAACCTCGACTTTCTTGGATATGTTTCCAATCATGGTAAGAATTTGTTGAACGCATGGACTCCCACAAATACAAATACGACGATCCCTATTCTTACCAACAACAACGCATCTTTTAATAAAATTAATTCCAGTTATTATATCAGTGATGGATCGTATTTCCGGCTGAAGAACGTTACACTGGGGTACAGTATTCCAAAATCAATTTTGAACAAAGCACATATTGCAAGTTTACGTGTTTATCTGCAGGCTGATAACCTGTTTACTGTCACCAAATTTAAAGGATACGATTTTGAAACATTGAATGCTGATCTCGGCTCTTTAGGCGTAACTGCTTTTGGACAGTATCCACACTCAAAAGGATTTTCATTTGGATTAAATGTTGGTTTCTAA
- a CDS encoding GH32 C-terminal domain-containing protein, producing the protein MQDTLVHLNFEKANGKTIYNRKTGKAIAVSTVRKQAELVPGAVGKGLRTDGYSTFVAVDIATEKKGLSAMGWFALETYPTDTAGFLLLQNKAGTEWIAAGINQFGYPVLEISENGSTHFFTATTTVERFKWLHIALVTAGDSVKYYINGKLMLSQAAENRNTYRQLVVGRNGKQRHILQFPLNYFNGIADEVILLNKAYQQKDIAAINYTLVEKRKPNLSVPFVRFKDDFHRPKYHLIPAANWTNETHGLIYYQGRYHIFNQKDGNNLLLRNINWGHFSSKDMLQWTEHKPVLSPGPDYDRLGIWSGHCVLDPLGKPVIIYTGASSDTSFGMHLAYPEADDLLSWKKYAGNPVVNGTPKQYTRFDFRDPYIWKEGSSYYMAVGFGIDENNTRRGALLLYRSTDLKEWMFLHTLFEGKPSIDDSGVFWEMPVFWKENNKYILLVNKVPYKKEPANALYWIGDFVNEKFVPDKAVPQKLEVINQLLSPSVAKDESGLTTAIAIIPDLVTAEAHYKQGWAHLYSIPRVWTLKNNKLCQQPHPSLKKLRTDVTTLTNVDVLPGKPILLSKNKQQLEIELELDPKDSKRFGVVIGKHPHDKEYTKIYFDFDQQEFVVDKSRSSLDKNIPNEGRSGTYNLSRNQKVKIRLFIDGSVVECFINNEDAFTTRIFPLKSISNEVHLYCEGGEVKLSNATVWKLRSSNNQTEF; encoded by the coding sequence ATGCAGGATACACTCGTGCATTTGAATTTTGAAAAAGCAAACGGCAAAACTATTTATAATCGAAAAACGGGAAAAGCAATTGCTGTTTCAACTGTACGTAAACAAGCAGAGCTGGTGCCCGGAGCGGTTGGTAAAGGGTTACGAACTGATGGTTACTCCACTTTTGTTGCAGTTGATATTGCAACAGAGAAAAAAGGACTTTCAGCAATGGGATGGTTTGCATTGGAAACTTATCCAACGGATACAGCTGGCTTTCTGTTGTTACAGAATAAAGCCGGAACAGAATGGATTGCGGCCGGTATTAACCAATTTGGTTACCCGGTATTGGAAATTTCGGAAAACGGATCTACTCATTTTTTTACAGCAACAACAACTGTTGAACGATTCAAATGGCTGCATATAGCTCTTGTTACTGCCGGCGATTCGGTTAAATATTATATCAATGGGAAATTGATGTTGTCGCAGGCTGCTGAAAACAGAAATACTTATCGGCAGCTGGTTGTTGGTAGAAACGGCAAACAGCGACACATCCTCCAATTTCCATTGAACTATTTTAACGGTATTGCCGATGAAGTTATCTTATTGAATAAGGCTTATCAGCAAAAAGATATTGCAGCTATAAACTATACATTAGTTGAAAAGAGAAAGCCAAATCTGAGTGTACCTTTTGTGCGTTTCAAAGACGATTTTCATCGGCCAAAGTATCATTTGATTCCGGCTGCAAACTGGACAAACGAAACACATGGTTTGATTTATTACCAAGGTCGTTATCACATCTTTAATCAGAAAGATGGGAACAACTTACTACTCCGAAATATTAATTGGGGGCATTTCAGTAGTAAGGATATGTTGCAGTGGACAGAACATAAACCTGTTCTTTCGCCAGGACCTGATTATGATCGGTTGGGAATTTGGTCTGGTCATTGTGTACTTGATCCGCTAGGCAAGCCGGTTATCATATACACCGGAGCGTCTTCAGATACATCGTTTGGAATGCATCTTGCATATCCTGAAGCTGATGATCTGCTTAGTTGGAAAAAGTATGCGGGTAATCCCGTTGTAAACGGAACTCCGAAACAATATACCCGTTTCGATTTCCGTGATCCTTATATCTGGAAAGAAGGTTCATCTTATTACATGGCTGTTGGATTTGGTATTGATGAAAATAATACCAGGCGAGGTGCTTTGCTTTTATACAGATCAACTGATCTGAAAGAGTGGATGTTTCTGCACACTTTGTTTGAAGGAAAACCTTCTATTGATGATTCAGGTGTGTTTTGGGAAATGCCTGTGTTTTGGAAAGAGAATAATAAATACATTCTGCTTGTAAATAAAGTACCATACAAAAAGGAGCCGGCAAATGCATTGTACTGGATCGGTGATTTTGTAAATGAGAAATTTGTTCCTGATAAAGCTGTGCCACAAAAGCTGGAAGTGATCAATCAATTACTTTCGCCGTCAGTTGCAAAAGATGAGAGTGGGCTTACGACTGCCATTGCCATCATTCCTGATCTTGTTACCGCAGAGGCTCATTACAAACAAGGATGGGCACATCTTTACAGTATTCCTCGTGTGTGGACGTTGAAGAATAATAAACTTTGCCAGCAACCTCATCCTTCTTTAAAGAAGTTGCGAACAGATGTAACTACTTTAACTAATGTGGATGTTTTGCCTGGGAAACCGATACTGCTAAGCAAGAACAAACAACAACTGGAAATTGAACTTGAGCTTGATCCTAAAGACTCCAAACGTTTCGGCGTTGTTATCGGCAAACATCCCCATGATAAAGAATACACGAAAATTTATTTCGATTTCGATCAGCAGGAGTTTGTGGTTGATAAATCAAGATCATCATTGGATAAAAATATTCCGAATGAGGGCAGAAGCGGAACGTATAATTTAAGTAGAAACCAAAAGGTAAAGATTCGTTTGTTTATTGATGGCTCTGTAGTGGAGTGTTTTATTAATAATGAAGATGCGTTCACTACCAGAATTTTTCCACTTAAAAGTATAAGTAACGAAGTGCATTTGTATTGCGAAGGAGGTGAGGTAAAATTGAGTAACGCAACAGTGTGGAAGCTTAGATCATCAAATAACCAAACAGAATTTTAG